The following proteins come from a genomic window of Anticarsia gemmatalis isolate Benzon Research Colony breed Stoneville strain chromosome 25, ilAntGemm2 primary, whole genome shotgun sequence:
- the LOC142983781 gene encoding muscle calcium channel subunit alpha-1-like isoform X4: MSVADGGGEEVSLAAPATTPTSPAAATPGAPQDAAPPLVPVAVAPRKPARRGPKVQQERPRRALFCLTLKNPLRKVCIDIVEWKPFEWMILTTIFANCIALAVYTPYPASDSNYTNWVLEKIEYVFLVIFTGECVMKIIAYGFVMHAGSYLRNGWNLLDFTIVVIGMVSTVLSSIFKDAFDVKALRAFRVLRPLRLVSGVPSLQIVLNSILKAMVPLLHIALLVIFVIIIYAIIGLELFSGKMHKTCYNKYTDEMMDAPHPCDVDNGFNCSMIGEDMECREGWIGPNFGITNFDNFGLSMLTVFQCITLEGWTDVMYNIQDAMGNSWEWLYFVSMVILGAFFVMNLILGVLSGEFSKEREKAKNRGDFQKLREKQQLEEDLKGYLDWITQAEYLEPLADQHEVVDQKRDYLGSIPNEHDSTDHLRVEPVEQKQKVTKAWRDNFETVNRRMKRDCRLAVKSQTFYWLIIVLVFLNTVVLASEHYQQPTWLDMFQEYGNAFFVALFTLEMLVKMYSLGLQGYFVSLFNRFDCFVVVGSISEMVLTKTEVMPPLGISVLRCVRLLRVFKVTKYWRSLSNLVASLLNSIQSIASLLLLLFLFIMIFALLGMQVFGGKFNYDPVEEKDRHNFDCFWQALLTVFQILTGEDWNAVMYEGIKAYGGAGTVGIIACIYFIILFICGNYILLNVFLAIAVDNLADAESLTNIEKEEEAVEEKEGGSVVPTEGGHADTDDEYIHDDDAYTTDNSEREYEETGSEGEQVEEIEGEIDEVLEEENESVERALDERDERDERRDEQRDMIDAHQRNHIVNTELEEEPRLKRKPTTSSARPRRLSEVDICDTKKPIPDATSFFVFTKSNRFRVFCYKMSSSSTFGNIILVCIMFSSAMLAAEDPLDAAQNGFRNWLLSQFDVFFTGIFTLELFLKLVTYGLVLHKGAFLRSAFNVLDMLVVCVSLISMSFKSGSISVVKILRVFRVLRPLRAINRAKGLKYVVKCVIVAIKTIGNIMLVTYLLQFMFAVVGVQLFKGKFFRCNDISKMTRDECQGTYLVFENRNYVVRDREWKRNDFHFDNVMKGMLTLFTVSTFEGWPGLLYVSIDSNAEDRGPITNFRPIVAAYYIIYIIIIAFFMVNIFVGFVIVTFQNEGEQEYKNCELDKNQRNCIEFALKAKPIRRYIPKHRIQYKVWWFVTSQPFEYAIFVLIMINTITLAMKYHNQPHEYSKALDMLNMLFTAVFALEFIFKLAAFRFKNYFGDAWNTFDFIIVLGSIIDIVVSQVNELKNQGSGMPRAHVVKESSIPSINFFRLFRVMRLVKLLSRGEGIRTLLWTFIKSFQALPYVALLILMLFFIYAVVGMQVFGKIAIDDDSPITRNNHFQTFPQALLVLFRSATGEAWQDIMMGVSPEPDVRCDRNYHEEGDVEPDDPDSTCGSVLAFPYFISFYVLCSFLIINLFVAVIMDNFDYLTRDWSILGPHHLDEFIRLWSEYDPDAKGRIKHLDVVTLLRKISPPLGFGKLCPHRVACKRLVSMNMPLNSDGTVLFNATLFAVVRTSLKIKTEGNIDDCNTELRAVIKKIWKRTSPKLLDQVVPPPGDPNEITVGKFYATFLIQDYFRRFKKRKEQELRQTDEQSHQMTLQAGLRTLHEAGPELKRAISGNLDDITAECDVPMHRRNHSLFGGVWSSIRRHGPNRNFHRHRKHGEPPADGVGNHLSSMMQREYGVGPLSLTPNLANGQPKEQIPLRPLIFNGESEKIYQVLDNQKSNYPEMLGQIGLAFGCVNYLSTPAEGAGAAPPRAPAGGSRQKVHPEESAAPRAAGEDQSPSPGAFELTIQPKISPLLASECTPTTEARTMTLYGYNAAAKLPFAFSHAAERLERLERLERVGKCERRSLRAARAPHVTGGDSIGRGVVSLPGSPRANNAGAPVVVGSAESLVTRVLQEQGLGEYCDPEFVRNTSREMQEALEMTQEQMDRAAHQLMVNEKNIKQAQSQQAQVCNVWVLGRHPCPPIPPVPPAGELAAAAAQAVIAPAPAACAPRPAHPAPPAHPHRHHHHHQHRQQRQQQQEPQDQLHQQEQQHHRKKRKRKPVLV; the protein is encoded by the exons gtGGCGGTGGCGCCCCGCAagccggcgcggcgcgggcccAAGGTGCAGCAGGAGCGGCCGCGGCGCGCGCTCTTCTGCCTCACGCTCAAGAACCCGCTGCGCAAGGTCTGCATCGACATCGTCGAGTGGAA ACCGTTCGAGTGGATGATCCTGACGACGATCTTCGCCAACTGCATCGCGCTCGCCGTCTACACGCCCTACCCCGCCAGCGACTCTAACTACACCAACTGGGTCCTA GAAAAGATCGAGTACGTGTTCCTGGTGATCTTCACGGGCGAGTGCGTGATGAAGATCATCGCGTACGGGTTCGTGATGCACGCCGGCTCCTACCTGCGCAACGGCTGGAACTTGCTCGACTTCACCATCGTCGTCATAGG AATGGTCAGCACGGTGCTATCGAGTATATTTAAAGACGCCTTCGACGTGAAGGCGCTGCGAGCGTTCAGGGTGTTGCGACCGCTGCGACTCGTCTCTGGAGTACCAA GTCTGCAGATCGTGCTGAACTCGATCCTGAAGGCGATGGTGCCGCTGCTGCACATCGCGCTGCTCGTCATCTTCGTCATCATCATCTACGCCATCATCGGCCTCGAGCTCTTCTCCGGCAAAATGCACAAAACATGCTATAATAAGTACACAG ATGAGATGATGGACGCGCCTCACCCGTGTGACGTAGACAACGGGTTCAACTGCTCCATGATCGGCGAGGACATGGAGTGCCGCGAGGGCTGGATCGGGCCCAACTTCGGCATCACCAACTTCGACAACTTCGGCCTATCCATGCTCACCGTGTTCCAGTGCATCACGCTCGAGGGCTGGACTGATGTCATGTATAAT ATACAAGACGCGATGGGCAACAGCTGGGAGTGGCTGTACTTCGTGTCGATGGTCATCCTCGGCGCCTTCTTCGTCATGAACCTCATTCTCGGTGTGTTGTCCGG AGAGTTTTCCAAAGAAAGAGAGAAGGCGAAGAACCGCGGTGACTTTCAGAAGCTGCGGGAGAAGCAGCAGCTGGAGGAGGACCTGAAGGGTTACCTGGACTGGATCACGCAGGCGGAGTACCTCGAGCCGCTCGCAGACCAGCACGAAGTCGTCGATCAGAAGAGGGACTACCTCG GATCAATACCGAACGAGCACGACTCCACAGATCACCTGCGAGTAGAACCAGTAGAACAGAAACAGAAGGTCACAAAGGCGTGGAGAGATAATTTCGAGACT GTGAACCGGCGCATGAAGCGCGACTGTCGGCTGGCGGTGAAGTCGCAGACCTTCTACTGGCTCATCATCGTGCTCGTGTTCCTCAACACCGTGGTGCTCGCCAGCGAACACTACCA GCAGCCGACGTGGTTAGATATGTTTCAAGAGTACGGGAACGCGTTCTTCGTGGCGCTCTTCACGCTTGAGATGTTAGTCAAAATGTACAGCTTAGGTTTACAA GGTTACTTCGTGTCGTTGTTCAACCGGTTCGACTGCTTCGTGGTGGTGGGCTCCATCAGCGAGATGGTGCTCACCAAGACCGAGGTGATGCCGCCGCTCGGCATCTCCGTGCTGCGCTGCGTCAGGCTGCTCAGGGTCTTCAAAGTTACCAA ATACTGGCGGTCACTGTCGAACCTGGTGGCGTCTCTGCTGAACTCGATCCAGTCGATCGCGTCGCTGCTGCTCCTGCTGTTCCTGTTCATCATGATCTTCGCGCTGCTCGGCATGCAGGTGTTCGGCGGCAAGTTCAACTACGACCCCGTCGAGGAGAAGGACCGACACAACTTCGACTGCTTCTGGCAGGCGCTGCTCACTGTCTTTCAG ATACTAACAGGTGAAGATTGGAATGCAGTAATGTATGAAGGCATCAAGGCGTACGGCGGAGCGGGCACAGTCGGGATAATAGCTTGTATCTACTTCATCATCCTCTTCATCTGCGGCAACT ATATTCTTCTAAACGTGTTCTTGGCTATCGCCGTGGACAACCTGGCAGACGCCGAGTCGTTAACTAACATCGAGAAGGAAGAAGAG GCTGTCGAGGAGAAGGAGGGCGGCAGCGTGGTGCCCACCGAGGGCGGCCACGCCGACACCGACGACGAGTACATACACGACGACGATGCCTACACCACCGACAA CTCTGAACGAGAATACGAAGAGACAGGTTCAGAAGGCGAGCAAGTGGAGGAGATCGAAGGTGAGATAGACGAGGTGCTGGAGGAGGAGAACGAGAGCGTGGAGCGCGCGCTCGACGAGCGGGACGAGCGCGACGAGCGGCGCGACGAGCAGCGCGACATGATCGACGCGCACCAGCGGAACCACATAG TGAACACAGAGTTGGAGGAAGAGCCTCGGCTGAAACGTAAGCCCACCACGTCGTCGGCGCGCCCCCGCCGCCTCTCCGAGGTCGATATTTGCGACACTAAGAAACCCATTCCCGACGCGACCTCCTTCTTCGTATTTACTAAGAGCAACAG GTTCCGCGTGTTCTGCTACAAGATGTCGTCGTCGTCCACGTTCGGCAACATCATCCTCGTGTGCATCATGTTCTCGTCCGCCATGCTGGCCGCCGAGGACCCGCTAGACGCCGCGCAGAACGGCTTCAGGAATTGG TTGTTGAGTCAATTCGACGTATTCTTCACGGGCATCTTCACGCTGGAGCTGTTCCTGAAGCTGGTGACGTACGGGCTGGTGCTGCACAAGGGCGCCTTCCTGCGCTCCGCCTTCAACGTGCTCGACATGCTCGTCGTCTGCGTGTCGCTCATCTCCATGAGTTTCAA GTCTGGAAGTATATCAGTAGTGAAGATATTGCGAGTGTTCAGGGTGCTGAGGCCACTAAGGGCCATCAACAGGGCCAAGGGCCTTAAG TATGTGGTGAAGTGTGTGATAGTAGCGATTAAGACTATAGGAAATATAATGCTAGTTAcgtatttattacaatttatgttCGCTGTGGTCGGTGTACAGTTGTTTAAG GGTAAATTTTTTAGATGTAATGATATTTCGAAAATGACAAGGGACGAATGTCA AGGGACGTATTTAGTGTTTGAGAACCGCAATTACGTGGTGAGGGACAGAGAGTGGAAGCGGAACGACTTCCACTTCGACAACGTGATGAAGGGAATGCTCACTCTGTTCACCGTGTCCACGTTCGAGGGCTGGCCAGG GTTGTTGTACGTGTCTATAGACTCGAATGCTGAGGATCGTGGTCCCATAACTAACTTCCGTCCAATTGTTGCAGcctactatattatttatattattataattgcctTCTTTATG gtAAATATATTCGTCGGTTTCGTCATAGTGACATTCCAAAACGAGGGTGAGCAAGAGTATAAAAACTGTGAGTTAGATAAGAATCAGAGGAACTGCATCGAGTTTGCGCTCAAAGCTAAACCTATCAGAAG GTATATACCGAAGCACCGGATACAGTACAAGGTGTGGTGGTTCGTGACGTCGCAGCCGTTCGAGTACGCCATCTTCGTGCTGATCATGATCAACACCATCACGCTGGCCATGAAGTACCACAACCAGCCGCACGAGTACAGCAAGGCGCTGGACATGCTCAACATGCTGTTCACCGCCGTGTTCGCGCTCGAGTTCATATTCAAACTAGCCGCCTTTAGGTTTAAG AACTACTTCGGGGACGCGTGGAACACGTTCGACTTCATCATCGTGCTGGGCAGCATTATCGACATCGTGGTCTCGCAGGTCAATGAACTCAAGAACCAG GGAAGTGGGATGCCAAGAGCGCACGTCGTCAAG GAGAGTTCAATTCCATCGATAAACTTCTTCCGGCTGTTCCGTGTGATGAGGCTGGTGAAGCTGCTGTCCCGCGGCGAGGGCATCCGCACGCTGCTGTGGACCTTCATCAAGTCCTTCCAGGCGCTGCCCTACGTGGCGCTCCTCATCCTCATGCTGTTCTTCATCTACGCCGTCGTCGGGATGCAG GTGTTCGGCAAGATAGCGATAGACGACGACTCGCCGATCACCCGGAACAACCACTTCCAGACGTTCCCGCAGGCGCTGCTCGTGCTGTTCCGCTCCGCCACCG GTGAGGCGTGGCAGGACATCATGATGGGCGTGTCGCCGGAGCCGGACGTGCGCTGCGACCGCAACTACCACGAGGAGGGCGACGTGGAGCCCGACGACCCCGACTCCACGTGCGGCTCCGTGCTCGCCTTCCCCTACTTCATATCCTTCTACGTGCTGTGTTCATTCTTG ATTATTAATTTGTTCGTGGCTGTCATTATGGATAACTTCGACTATCTAACTCGAGACTGGTCTATATTGGGACCACACCACTTAGATGAATTTATAAG GTTGTGGAGCGAATACGATCCTGACGCGAAGGgtagaattaaacatttagaTGTAGTTACTTTGTTAAGAAAAATTAGCCCACCCCTAG gtTTCGGCAAGCTGTGTCCGCACCGCGTGGCGTGCAAGCGGCTGGTGTCGATGAACATGCCGCTCAACTCGGACGGCACGGTGCTGTTCAACGCCACGCTGTTCGCCGTCGTGCGCACCTCGCTCAAGATCAAGACCGAGG GGAACATCGACGACTGCAACACGGAGCTGCGCGCCGTCATCAAGAAGATCTGGAAGCGCACGTCGCCCAAGCTGCTGGACCAGGTGGTGCCGCCGCCCGGCGACCCCAATGAGATCACCGTCGGCAAGTTCTACGCCACCTTCCTCATACAGGACTACTTCCGCAG GTTCAAAAAGCGGAAAGAGCAAGAGTTGCGGCAGACGGACGAGCAGAGCCACCAGATGACGCTGCAGGCGGGGCTGCGCACGCTGCACGAGGCGGGGCCCGAGCTCAAGCGCGCCATCTCCGGCAACCTCGACGACATCACGGCCGAGTGCGACGTGCCCATGCACCGC AGAAATCACTCGCTGTTCGGAGGCGTGTGGTCCAGTATACGAAGACACGGGCCCAACAGAAACTTCCACCGCCATCGGAAACATGGCGAACCACCAGCAG ACGGCGTGGGTAATCATTTGAGTTCGATGATGCAGCGGGAGTACGGCGTCGGACCTCTCTCTCTTACACCTAACTT AGCTAACGGGCAACCTAAAGAACAAATCCCACTGAGGCCTCTCATATTCAACGGAGAATCAGAGAAAATATATCAAGTGCTCGA CAACCAAAAGTCCAACTACCCCGAGATGCTCGGCCAGATCGGGCTGGCGTTCGGCTGCGTCAACTACCTGTCGACGCCGGCCgagggcgcgggcgcggccCCCCCGCGGGCCCCCGCCGGCGGCTCGCGCCAGAAGGTGCACCCCGAGGAGTcggccgcgccgcgcgccgccggcGAGGACCAGTCGCCGTCGCCCGGCGCCTTCGAGCTCACCATCCAGCCCAAGATCTCGCCGCTGCTGGCCAGCGAGTGCACGCCCACGACGGAGGCGCGCACCATGACGCTATACGGGTACAACGCGGCCGCCAAGCTGCCGTTCGCGTTCTCGCACGCGGCCGAGCGCCTGGAGCGCCTGGAGCGCCTGGAGCGCGTGGGCAAGTGCGAGCGCCGCAGCCTGCGagccgcgcgcgcgccgcacgTCACAG GAGGCGATAGCATCGGGCGCGGCGTGGTGTCGCTGCCCGGCAGTCCGCGCGCCAACAACGCCGGCGCGCCCGTCGTCGTCGGCTCCGCGGAGAGCCTCGTCACCAGG GTGCTGCAGGAGCAGGGCCTAGGCGAGTACTGCGACCCTGAGTTCGTGCGCAACACCTCGCGCGAGATGCAGGAGGCGCTCGAGATGACGCAGGAGCAGATGGACAG GGCCGCGCACCAGCTGATGGTGAACGAGAAGAACATCAAGCAAGCTCAAAGCCAGCAGGCGCAAGTT TGTAACGTCTGGGTTCTAGGGCGACATCCTTGCCCGCCAATACCACCCGTTCCACCAGCCGGCGAGcttgccgccgccgccgctcaAGCGGTTATAGCACCCGCCCCCGCCGCGTGCGCGCCGCGCCCCGCGcaccccgcgccccccgcgcacCCCCAccgccaccaccaccaccaccaacACCGCCAGCAGCGACAGCAGCAACAGGAGCCGCAAGATCAACTACACCAGCAGGAGCAACAGCACCACAGGAAAAAGAGAAAACGCAAGCCGGTGCTGGTGTAG